The Nitrospira sp. sequence CATCGAAAGGAACCATAGGGTCGTCTACAGATCAAAAAGACTACTCGTGTGCATTGTCGAAGAGCCCCCGCCCACCTCATTATTTTCGATAGCAACTGACCTTGCACTCCATCGATATTTGGATAGATTCTATTTGCTGGTCCCAGAAAGGGATGTCGATAGACGCCAAAAGCTTCTTGACGAGTTTTTTAGTTTCATCGCCCGTGATTACGAGTCCTTGATCGACCGGGATCGGAATATAGACAACATTCGAAACCTGCTTGACTTTGCTAAACAGTATGTCCCTCTTCTTGCGCAAGCAACAATTATTGACTATGGGTGCGGGACAGGTCTTTCTCACTTAGTCGCTGAAGAGCTCCATCTGAACATAATTGGGCTGGATAGATGCCCCTCAATGCGTGCCATTGCCTTCCATCGCGGCATGAAAGTGTGGAATCCAGGAGATCTTGCAAGGCAGCCCAATAACTCCCTAGATGTATCCCTTGCATCATATGTCTTTCATCTTTTGCCAGACACCAAAGGACTCGAACTTTTGTGGGAGCGAATAAGACCTGGTGGAGTCCTTGTGGCGAACTTTCATAAGGATGCTGGGAAACATTTGGTGAGACATTGTCTGGAAGAGAAAGGATGTATGGCCGTTAAATTGCTAGCTCCGTATGGATCTGAGCGTCATGGACCTTACTTTGCTTTTGTGAAGCCATAACAAATGACACCCTTCATACCGCTCAATCGGGCACGCAGCTATTGCTCCAAAGAGATGAATCTCGATGTTCTTTCTGAGACACTAACCTTTCTTACTGAGAATTCAATTCTGCCAACGTTTCGCGAAGGTGTTGAGGATTATATCTTGATAGATGATCTTCAAGCCGTGCGCTCTGTATTAAGACAATTCCCTTCCTCAGGTTCAAGCGTGGAATCTATGAAGTTATTAGATTTCGGGCCACCTGAAGCGATTGCCCTGGACACGGACACCAGAATTGAACTGAGCGCGGAGGATGACGCGATACCGCCTGTGTTCTATGCGGCTTGTCGAAATCTGCTTTCTAACTATACCCGCAAGAAAGATGAATGTTTAAGGCCTGCTTCTAACCTTTCATATTTCCACCCCACAAGGATTGTTTCAGCATCGGAGGAATTAAGAAATATAGCTCAAGCTCAACAGCGCCGCGCGAATGTCATTGATGCCTCTAATGCTTCTCATTTTGCGAATTCGGCGTATTACATGGGGTCGAAACGATCTCTTAAACAATTCCTGGTTGAAGCCATTTCTAGCTGTTTGACGGAAAAAGGCGTGGTGATCGACCTGATGTGCGGCTCTGGTGCCGCCTCAAATGGATTTTCTCGTATTTGGAGAACTTATGCTTCTGATGCTCAACGCTTTTGCCAGGTGCTGGCTGTTGTTCAGGGGGGGGGATACTCTGCCCGAAAGGCCGCTCGCCTTCTCGAGAAACTACTCCCTTTAGCCCGCCAGCATGCAAGCAAGCTAAAGGAAGAGGTAAGCGAGCTACTGGGATGGGAAGACCGAATTTTTCACGGGGATATAGGACAAGGGTTATTAGAGGAGTACCATTCATTTCTCGATACTTGCCCAACTTACCCATTGGGGAAACCTCACGGCATTTGGGATCCTATTGCGAAGGTAAGCGAAAGAAAGAATGCCCCGTCTCTAGTTCCCTACTGCCTCTTTACTGCATGTTTCTCCAATGTTTACTTTGGGCTCAGGCAGTGCGTGGAGATTGATAGCCTTCGAAATGCGATTGCATCGTTAGACGACAAAATCGATAGTGAATGGGCGTTGGGTGCACTGACCGCGACTCTCAGCGCCCTCGGAACAACTTATGCGGGGCATTTTGCCCAACCAGTCTTCAGAACCTCCAGTGAAATTACGCTGAAGAGGCTTTCTAAGGTCCTAGAAAGGCGCACTCATTCAATTATTCATGAGTTCAGCATACGTCTGATGAACCTGGCAGAAGAGAGCGAAAAGTCCCCTAGATTAATAGAGGTTGTACCAGGACCCTGGCCATCAGCATTGGATCATTTAGAGAAGGTCTTGTCAGCGGAGGATGTATTGGTCTACCTCGACGCTCCGTACAAGAGAGAGGAATACAGCAGGTATTATCATGTCCTAGAAACCCTAGTACAGTATGACTACCCATCTTGTCTGGGCGTGGGTAAAACTCCAAATAAGCGTACGGGAGAACGCTTTAGTTCCGACTTCTTTACAAGAAGTGGTAGCCAGGCGATACAGGCGATGACCAAAGTTATAAGCGAGATTCTGCGAAGAGGGTGGAAATGTGCTTGGAGTTACTCGGACTCGGGGAGCGTTAACATGGTTAAGACTATAGAAAGCATTTATTCGAGTTATGAGTGCCGAATAACGTCGTTCGCAGTTCCATACGAACATAAATCACAGCGCGGGGTGAAGCCTAAGAAGGTAAAGGAGTATGTAATTCTATTCGATCCACAATCTGGCCGTAGTTAGATGATACAAAAGAGATAAATAGGGTCCGATATCCGCGGGCTCCTTCCATGCTCGACGTTATTCAGCGGAATTCAGGTGAGAATGCAAAGCCTCTAGACAGTAACCCTACGTGTTCACGGCGTGTTCTCTCCACAGCAAAACTCGCCCAAATTCCCCTGAATTGAACCAAGCACAACTGAGGCCGCAAAACATTAATTCTTCCTTGCTGGAGCGGCGTTCCACTTCTCTGAGAAGAACATGTGCGGGAGTATCTCAAGGGCTTAGAAGGCTGATGCTCCATCAAGCTGAGTTACACTGACCTTCCCCCGTTTATTACACCACAGCCAACGAAGTTGATTCCTGTGCCAGATGGGCTCCGGTTTGATAGTTGCGAATGAACTCCTGGGGTGTCACATCCCCAATCGCGCTGTGCGTCCGTTCTTCGTTGTATTCCCGCCGCCACGCTTCAATCACGAGCTGGGCTTCCTGCAGAGCTACAAACCAGTGCTCGTTTAAACACTCATCCCGCAACGTGCCGTTGAAGCTTTCGATCAAGGCGTTCTGCACCGGCTTCCCTGGCTGAATGAAGTGGAGGTGCACACCCTGCTGGGCAGCCCAGGCATCCAAGGCTGTCCCGGCGAATTCGGGGCCGTTATCCAGAATCAGCGTCTCGGGTCGCGGGCGACTCAAAAACACCTGATCGAGAATCCGGCACACCCGTGCCCCACCGATCGACACCTCCACCTCAATCACCGGTACCTCCTTGGAACACGGATCGATCATCGTCAAACACTTGTACCGTCGTCCGGTCACCAGCCGGTCATGCACAAAATCCAAGGCGTAACAGCATCCTGGCTGCGTCGGTCGTGGATGGGCGATGCGGGGGACAGCCGCGAGCTTCTTCCGTCGTCGGCGTCGTAATGACAGCCCTTCGTCTCGATAATAGATCCGTTCCACTTTCTTATGGTTCACGCGTCAGCCCTCTCGTCGTACGCGCACATAGATCCGGGGACAGCCATACCGCCGCTTCTGCTCGGCAATCTCCCGAATCCGGGTTCGCAGCTCGGCATCGTCCTGGCGTTGACTGCACGGAGTGTATTGCGATCGAGGGCCAGGAGGCGGCACACCCGCCGCTGACTGAGCCCAAAGCGCTCGGTGCTCCACTGAGCCGCCGCTCGTTTCGCCTTGGGCTCTACCAGTTTTTTGCGTTGATCGCTTTCAGCGCTTGGATGTCCAGCGCTTGCTCCGCCACCATCTGTTTCAGCCGTCGGTTTTCGTCTTCCAGCTGGCGAGGCTTCTTCACATCGCTCACTTCGAGCCCAGCATATTTGGTCCGCCACGTATAAAACGTGGCATCCGAGATGCCGTGCTTGCGGCAGAGCTCGTGGACCCCGATGCCTGACTGGGCGTCTTTGAGCACCGCAATGATCTGTTCCTCTGTGTGCCATGTGCGTGTCATGGCCCCCTCCTGGGGGGCCCATCTCACCACAGGTGCACTTCGAAGCCAATGGTCTAGTTTTCGGGGGGAAGGTCAGCTAACACTTGTCTCGGGATAGGACCAATATCCCTTTCGAGTTTCCGTGGATTTCTGGGGAGGGGGGAGTAGTCGAATCGTTTCGCTAGGACAAACATCAATGTAGGTGAAGGCGCTCTATGAGACGATTACATCGCTGAATCTCCAAATTAAAACGTTGGTTAACCGACGCTAAGTATGGCAGCGGATCCTGCAATCGGCTTTTCAAAATTATTGTTCCATCCTCACAAAATGACTTCCACTCGCTTAAAATTCGAGCTAATCGTTCTTTAGCGCGCTCATTAACGAGGACGTTTCCCATTTCGATTTGATCGTTCAATGATTTTATCTCATAGACCAAGACCGGAGGAATATACTGTCCTTCATATACAATTCGGAGGAGTTCCCCGAACTCCCTTCCTTTCTCCCGTTCCTTTACGTACTGTCGAAGATAGTAATTGCTCAAGGATGTTTCGTGCCTACCTGATACAAGCCACCAAAGCGATCCCTTTTCAAATTTATCAGGAACTGTATGTTCGTACTCATCCAATGCATTCGCAAACGCCTCGTATTCCACGGCAGCAACATAAGATCGCTGCAAAGCTATCGCAGCTCTTTCGTATTCTATTTTTCGCTTTGTTCCTTCGATGAGTTTAAGATCACAGAGGCCTTCTGGACAATTGGTGCGACAATCGTTTGACGGTGGGATAGGGTTTGAGAGGGCTTGTACGGGATTAGTAGAATATTGATATGCGTGAAGAAGCTCATGCGCCAGAATGGACCGAACTAGCAATCTCATTCCGAGTAGTACTCTCGTATCTTTCTTACCCAAAATCTTACCTATAGCGATAGTCTTCATGAACTTTTGACTAAGATTGACCTTTATTGACCCATTTCTCGGATCTCTAGGGTCAAGCGAAGGCTTAAAAAAACTCTTATCTCCCAACCTGTATTCCGTATCATCTTCAGCAGACCATCCCATGTAATGCTTTGTAACGGTTTCTCGGGAATGATTTATAACGTACACTGTCTGTTCTGCTATGATCTGTAAATGTTGCGGGAGATGAGCGAAGCTGTCTTTGAGCGCTTCCTCCAACAACAGTTTCTCTTCTTCAATCGGAAGAACATCTGGGTCAGGGACCCCCTTGTTCTCGGAAATTATGACAAAATTCAGCGC is a genomic window containing:
- a CDS encoding methyltransferase domain-containing protein, whose protein sequence is MLVPERDVDRRQKLLDEFFSFIARDYESLIDRDRNIDNIRNLLDFAKQYVPLLAQATIIDYGCGTGLSHLVAEELHLNIIGLDRCPSMRAIAFHRGMKVWNPGDLARQPNNSLDVSLASYVFHLLPDTKGLELLWERIRPGGVLVANFHKDAGKHLVRHCLEEKGCMAVKLLAPYGSERHGPYFAFVKP